One genomic segment of Gossypium arboreum isolate Shixiya-1 chromosome 3, ASM2569848v2, whole genome shotgun sequence includes these proteins:
- the LOC108464560 gene encoding homeobox-leucine zipper protein ATHB-13-like: MSCNGMAFFPANFMLQSPHEEDHQPSTSINQMLPSCPPQDFHGVASFLGKRSMSFSGIDVCEEANGEDDLSDDGSQAGEKKRRLNMEQVKTLEKNFELGNKLEPERKMQLARALGLQPRQIAIWFQNRRARWKTKQLEKDYDLLKRQYEAIKADNDALQAQNQKLHAEIMTLKSREPTESINLNKETEGSCSNRSENSSDVKLDISRTPAIDSPLSTHPTSRTFFPTSIRPTGGAAQLFQTSSSRPDHHHPCQKMDQMVKEESLSNMFCTIEDQTGFWPWLEQPHFN; this comes from the exons ATGTCTTGCAATGGGATGGCTTTTTTCCCAGCAAATTTCATGCTCCAATCTCCTCATGAAGAAGATCATCAACCCTCAACTTCTATCAATCAAATGCTTCCTTCTTGCCCGCCCCAAGACTTCCATG GTGTGGCATCATTTCTTGGGAAGAGATCAATGTCATTTTCAGGGATAGATGTGTGCGAAGAAGCAAATGGGGAGGATgatttatcagatgatggttcacaGGCaggagaaaagaagagaagacTTAACATGGAGCAGGTAAAGACTCTTGAGAAGAACTTTGAGTTGGGTAATAAGCTTGAACCTGAGAGAAAAATGCAGCTGGCTAGGGCTCTTGGTTTGCAACCAAGGCAGATTGCTATTTGGTTTCAAAACAGAAGAGCTAGATGGAAAACCAAGCAGCTCGAAAAAGACTATGATCTCCTTAAGAGACAGTACGAAGCGATCAAAGCAGATAATGATGCACTCCAAGCTCAGAACCAAAAGCTGCATGCTGAG ATAATGACACTGAAGAGCAGAGAACCAACCGAGTCTATCAACCTTAATAAAGAAACTGAAGGTTCTTGCAGTAACAGAAGTGAGAACAGCTCAGATGTGAAGTTGGATATCTCAAGAACACCAGCAATTGACAGCCCCTTATCTACTCATCCAACAAGCAGAACCTTCTTCCCAACATCCATTAGGCCAACAGGTGGTGCTGCACAACTATTCCAAACCTCATCGTCAAGGCCTGATCACCATCATCCATGTCAAAAGATGGATCAAATGGTTAAAGAAGAAAGCCTCAGCAACATGTTCTGCACCATTGAAGATCAAACTGGGTTTTGGCCATGGCTTGAGCAACCACATTTCAATTGA